From Rhodoferax sp. AJA081-3, the proteins below share one genomic window:
- a CDS encoding response regulator, with protein sequence MHLLLVEDDLELGTEMLHALVARGFTNEWVRTARAALDLVDQVDTLFACAVLDLGLPDSEGLDVLKEWRRRGVKFPVIVLTARDALQSRVSGLDAGADDYVIKPVEPEELVSRIRAVTRRAGGHTSSLWSVGSLQIDLNVREVHQQGRPVDLSRLEFDVVAELARHAGKVVSKHRLVRALAPLGDPMEFNALEVHIHNLRKKMGASSILTVRGVGYRIGL encoded by the coding sequence ATGCATCTCTTGCTGGTGGAAGATGATCTGGAACTGGGCACGGAAATGCTGCACGCCCTGGTGGCGCGTGGCTTTACCAACGAATGGGTGCGCACGGCGCGTGCCGCGCTGGACCTGGTGGACCAGGTGGATACCCTGTTTGCCTGCGCCGTGCTGGACCTGGGCCTGCCCGATAGCGAGGGCCTGGACGTGCTCAAGGAGTGGCGCCGCCGGGGGGTGAAGTTTCCAGTCATTGTGCTGACGGCGCGGGACGCCTTGCAGTCCCGTGTGTCCGGCCTGGATGCCGGGGCCGACGACTACGTGATCAAACCCGTGGAGCCCGAAGAGCTGGTGTCGCGCATCCGCGCCGTGACGCGGCGTGCCGGTGGGCACACCAGTTCGTTGTGGTCGGTCGGCTCGCTGCAAATTGATTTGAATGTGCGTGAGGTCCACCAGCAGGGCCGACCCGTCGACCTGTCGCGGCTGGAGTTTGATGTAGTGGCCGAGCTGGCGCGCCATGCGGGCAAGGTGGTGTCCAAACACCGGCTGGTGCGGGCGCTGGCGCCGCTGGGTGACCCCATGGAGTTCAACGCGCTGGAGGTACACATCCACAACCTGCGCAAAAAAATGGGTGCCAGCAGCATCCTTACCGTACGCGGCGTGGGCTACCGTATAGGCCTATGA
- a CDS encoding HAMP domain-containing sensor histidine kinase, with amino-acid sequence MTGGFSFGFFKPSLRRRIALVLLAACPLVWGAVYLQGIYLTHRNVTGVYERALVLMGDTVAGVVDQWPDPERMPVALGGLEAFVDADNRVADVPHEFNLFYVWDAKGKLVQARRGADTSRSQMFGVVGFSDQHFGGKVLRVYGLWSPSCRYFVEVTQSTESRRSFFHTIMLSGESVNILVFAMLCLLPVLLVVQSGLRPLTVLAKELAQRRPGDLSPIRSPSQYLEIAPLVDEFNATLARLGALLERERNFLADAAHELRTPLAVVTAQVDTLILAQDPAAREEAAQRLRRGLTRASRLVNQLLALARLEARLEAQSGEVDVADVIRDCLAAHAQAAGARRMELSYTGAEHLPLKLPIQAVESILDNLIGNAVRYGRDGGVVEVRASRTPDALHLAVLDDGPGVGPEDQAKLFERFHRGNHQNIYGSGLGLAIVASAAKQIGAQIAVTEGLGGQGIGFCIDIPC; translated from the coding sequence ATGACCGGCGGCTTTAGCTTCGGCTTTTTCAAACCCTCCCTGCGCCGGCGCATTGCTCTTGTACTGCTGGCTGCCTGCCCGCTGGTCTGGGGTGCGGTGTACTTGCAGGGCATCTACCTCACCCATAGAAACGTGACGGGTGTCTATGAACGGGCGCTGGTGCTGATGGGCGACACGGTGGCCGGTGTGGTTGACCAGTGGCCCGATCCCGAACGGATGCCCGTGGCCCTGGGGGGCCTGGAGGCCTTTGTGGACGCGGACAACCGTGTGGCCGACGTGCCGCATGAGTTCAACCTCTTTTATGTGTGGGATGCCAAGGGCAAACTGGTTCAGGCACGCCGGGGCGCCGATACCAGCCGCAGCCAGATGTTTGGGGTGGTGGGTTTCAGCGACCAGCACTTTGGCGGCAAGGTGTTGCGGGTGTACGGACTGTGGTCACCCAGTTGCCGCTACTTTGTCGAGGTCACCCAATCCACCGAAAGCCGCCGTTCCTTTTTCCACACCATCATGTTGAGCGGCGAGAGTGTCAATATTCTGGTGTTTGCGATGTTATGCCTGTTGCCAGTCCTGCTGGTGGTGCAATCGGGCCTGCGCCCGCTGACTGTGTTGGCCAAGGAGCTGGCCCAGCGCCGCCCCGGCGACCTGAGCCCCATCCGGTCACCCTCGCAGTACCTGGAAATCGCGCCGCTGGTGGACGAATTTAATGCGACGTTGGCCAGGCTGGGGGCCTTGCTGGAGCGGGAGCGCAATTTTCTGGCCGATGCCGCCCATGAGCTGCGCACACCCCTGGCCGTGGTGACGGCCCAGGTGGATACGCTGATCCTGGCCCAGGACCCCGCCGCGCGCGAAGAGGCGGCGCAGCGTCTGCGCCGCGGCCTGACCCGCGCATCACGCCTGGTCAACCAGCTGCTGGCCCTGGCCCGCCTGGAGGCCCGGCTGGAGGCGCAGTCGGGTGAGGTGGATGTGGCCGACGTCATCCGCGATTGCCTGGCCGCCCATGCCCAGGCTGCGGGTGCGCGGCGCATGGAGTTGTCCTACACCGGTGCGGAGCACCTACCGCTGAAGCTGCCCATACAGGCCGTCGAATCCATACTGGACAACCTGATTGGCAATGCCGTGCGGTATGGGCGTGATGGGGGCGTGGTGGAGGTCCGTGCCAGTCGCACCCCAGACGCCTTGCATTTGGCCGTCTTGGATGACGGACCTGGCGTGGGACCAGAGGACCAGGCCAAACTGTTTGAACGATTCCACCGTGGCAACCACCAGAACATTTATGGGTCGGGACTGGGCCTGGCCATCGTCGCCTCTGCGGCCAAGCAGATTGGTGCCCAGATTGCCGTAACCGAAGGGCTGGGTGGGCAGGGCATTGGTTTTTGCATTGATATTCCCTGCTGA